From Eubalaena glacialis isolate mEubGla1 chromosome 5, mEubGla1.1.hap2.+ XY, whole genome shotgun sequence, one genomic window encodes:
- the MAB21L2 gene encoding protein mab-21-like 2, with protein sequence MIAAQAKLVYQLNKYYTERCQARKAAIAKTIREVCKVVSDVLKEVEVQEPRFISSLSEIDARYEGLEVISPTEFEVVLYLNQMGVFNFVDDGSLPGCAVLKLSDGRKRSMSLWVEFITASGYLSARKIRSRFQTLVAQAVDKCSYRDVVKMIADTSEVKLRIRERYVVQITPAFKCTGIWPRSAAQWPMPHIPWPGPNRVAEVKAEGFNLLSKECYSLTGKQSSAESDAWVLQFGEAENRLLMGGCRNKCLSVLKTLRDRHLELPGQPLNNYHMKTLLLYECEKHPRETDWDEACLGDRLNGILLQLISCLQCRRCPHYFLPNLDLFQGKPHSALESAAKQTWRLAREILTNPKSLDKL encoded by the coding sequence ATGATCGCCGCTCAGGCCAAGCTGGTTTACCAGCTCAATAAATACTACACTGAGCGCTGCCAAGCGCGCAAGGCGGCCATCGCCAAGACCATCCGAGAGGTCTGTAAGGTGGTCTCGGACGTGCTAAAGGAAGTGGAGGTGCAGGAGCCTCGCTTCATCAGCTCCCTGAGCGAGATCGATGCCCGCTACGAGGGGCTGGAGGTCATCTCGCCCACAGAATTCGAGGTGGTGCTCTACCTAAACCAGATGGGCGTCTTCAACTTCGTGGACGACGGCTCGCTGCCCGGCTGCGCGGTGCTCAAACTGAGCGATGGGCGGAAGCGGAGCATGTCTCTCTGGGTCGAGTTCATCACAGCGTCCGGCTACCTCTCGGCGCGCAAGATCCGCTCACGTTTCCAGACGCTGGTGGCTCAGGCGGTGGACAAGTGCAGCTACCGGGATGTGGTCAAGATGATCGCGGATACCAGCGAGGTCAAGCTGCGCATCAGGGAGCGCTACGTGGTGCAAATCACTCCGGCGTTCAAGTGCACCGGTATCTGGCCTCGCAGTGCTGCACAGTGGCCTATGCCCCACATCCCCTGGCCCGGCCCCAATCGGGTGGCGGAGGTCAAGGCCGAAGGGTTCAACTTGCTCTCTAAGGAGTGCTACTCGCTGACCGGCAAGCAGAGCTCTGCGGAGAGCGACGCCTGGGTGCTGCAGTTCGGAGAGGCTGAGAACCGCCTGCTGATGGGCGGCTGCCGAAACAAGTGTCTCTCGGTGCTGAAGACGCTGCGGGACCGCCACCTGGAGCTGCCTGGCCAGCCGCTCAATAACTACCACATGAAGACGCTGCTGCTGTACGAGTGCGAGAAGCACCCGCGGGAAACGGACTGGGACGAGGCGTGCCTCGGAGATCGGCTCAACGGCATCCTGCTGCAGCTCATCTCCTGCCTGCAGTGCCGCCGCTGCCCTCACTACTTTCTGCCCAACCTCGACCTTTTCCAGGGCAAGCCCCACTCGGCCCTGGAGAGCGCTGCCAAGCAGACCTGGAGGTTGGCCAGGGAAATTCTCACCAATCCCAAAAGCCTGGACAAACTatag